The sequence AGGAACGCCACCGGCGACCGGCCGATCCGCGTCAGCACCACCGAAGCTTCCGCGCCACCACGGGGTTTCAGCCGCCGCCGCAGGGCATCCGGGTCGACGTCCAGGCCGCGCACCAGGATTTCCAGGCGCCCGACGTCGTGTCGCTTGAGGACGGCTTTGAGCGCCTTCTCGCTGTAGGGCCCCTGCTCCAGCACCCGGAACGCCCGCACGCCCGGTGGCGGGGTGTCGCCGGTCAGGTACGCGATGCGTTCGTCCAGCTGCCACAACCCGTGCCGCGCCGCGTAGTGGCGGACCAGCCCGGCCCGGACCACGGCGCCGTCGGGGTCGACGATCCACTCCCCCGGCGCCCGCGTGGGCAGTTCGTCCGGTTCGGCGTCGGTGACCGTCCACTGTGTCCCGTCCGAGCGCAGCACGGTCGCCCGGCGGGTGACGCCTTCGCCCAGGCCGCGCCAGAGGCAGGATTCGCGTACCTGGCCGTCCAGGGACACCAGCTCGACCTCGTCCGCCCACGGCGTGAGCGCGAAATCGAGGCCGGGCGCGCACTTCACGGACAGCGCCCGCCCCGGGTAGGCCTCGACCAGCCCGCCGAGCGGCGGGGCGAAGTCCGCGGGCTTCCACGCCCGGCGCCCGGCAGAATCACGCCGGGCCGGGTCCGCCACGACGACGCCGGTACGGCTCACCGGGCGCAGCGCGTCGGCACGGGACAGTCCGAACGCGACACCGGCGGCACTTCCGTTGTGCCGGGCCATTTCCAGCCGGACCGGGTCCAGATCGGACCCGAGTGCGCGCCGCGCCACCCGGGCGATTTCGACGAGGTCGGCGCCGACCGAGCACGTGACGTCGTGGACGTCGAGTCCCGCCAAGCGGGCGGCCCGGTGCCGGGCGACCGGCGTGGCGCTGGCCTGCTGGAGCGCGTCGGAGGTGAACAGCCAGTCCACACCGGACAGCTTGCCGACGGCTTTCCGCCGCAGCAGCACGGTTTCCAGCACCGCGGCCGCGTGCTCCTCGCCCACGAGACGGCGCACTTGAGCGACCGAAGCGATCCGGTCGGTCAGCGGCAACGACGCAACCTCGGCGAGCGCCGCGATACCCGCGCCGGAACGCAGGTAGGCGACGTCGCCGAGGCTGAACGAATAACCCAATTCAGGACGGCCGCTTGGTCCCGGTGATCATCACGTTGTAGAACAGCTCGCGCGGCAGGATCTTCGCGAGCACCTTCTTGTCCACAGCGGACAGCCGCAGCCACAGGCGGTAGGCGAACAGGCGCCAGCGCACGGTCAGCTTCTCCTGCGGCACGGCGGCCTCGAACGTCCGGATCGGCCAGCCGGCCAGCGCCGCGGCGAACTCCTCGGTGACCGCGTGGACGTCCTGGGCGCCGGCGCCGCGGGCCCACGACTCCAGCTCCGACGGGTCGAACGTGTGGATGTCGACCACGGCCTCCAGCGCGGCGGCGCGCGAGGACTCGTCGAGCTCCTCCTGGGGACGGCGCCAGCCGCTCAGCACGGGCAGCTTCGTCACCCGCGTGGTCAGGAACCAGGTGAACTGGCCGAGCTTGCGGGCGTAGAAGTCGCCGATCTTGGTCGGCTCGCCGGCGAAGACGAACCGGCCGCCCGGCTTGAGCACGCGCAGCACCTCGCGGAACGCCGCCTGGACGTCCGGGATGTGGTGCAGCACCGCGTGCCCGACGACGAGGTCGAACGTGTTGTCCTCGTACGGGATGCGCTCGGCGTCGGCGACCCGGCCGTCGACGTCGAGACCGAGCTTCTCGGCGTTGCGCAGCGCGACCTGGACCATGCCGGGCGAGAGGTCGGTGACCGAGCCCTTCTTGGCGACGCCGCCCTGCATGAGGTTCAGCAGGAAGAAGCCGGTGCCGCTGCCCAGCTCCATCGCGTGCTGGTAGGGTTGGCCGTCGTCGCCCGCGACGGCGTTGAACACGTCGGTGGCGTAGGAGATGCAGCGCTCGTCATACGAGATCGACCACTTCTCGTCGTAGGTGCCGGCTTCCCAGTCGTGGTAGAGCACGTTCGCCAGCTTGGGGTCGGCGTAAGCCGCCTGGACCTCTTCGGCGGTGGCGTGCGGGTTGGGCGCCGGGTCGTTCACGTCGGTCAAGGCGTCATTTCCCTTCGAAAGTGGCCTTGCCGGGCCCGTTTTCGATGAACGACTTCATGCCGTTCCGCTGGTCTTCGGTCGCCCAGAGCGCGGCGAACAGGTGCGATTCGAGCTTGAGCGCGTTGGGGAGGTCCATGTCGAGACCGCCGTCGATGGCCGCCTTCGCCGCGCGCAGAGCCACGGCGGGGCCGTTCGCGAACTGGGCCGCCCACTTGTGCGCCGCCGCGTAGACGTCGTCCGGGGCGACGACCTGGTCGACGATCCCGAGCTGCAACGCCTCTTCGGCCTTGACGAACCGTCCGGTGTAGACGATGTCCTTGGTCTTGCTCGGGCCGATCAGCCGGGCCAGGCGCTGGGTGCCGCCCGCGCCGGGGATGACGCCGAGCTGGATCTCGGGCTGGCCGACCTTGACGTTGTCGCCCGCGACGCGCCAGTCCGCGGTCAGCGCCAGTTCGAGGCCGCCGCCGAGGGCGTAGCCGGTGATGGCCGCGACGACCGGCTTGGGGATGTTCGCGATCGCGGCCAGCGTCCCGGTGAGGTTCGCGCCGAACTTGGCGATCTCCGGGTAGGTGCGGGTGGCCATCTCCTTGATGTCCGCGCCGCCCGCGAAGGTCTTCTCGCCGCCGTAGAGGATCACCGCGCGGACGTCGTCGCGCTCGGTGGCCTCCTTCGCCAGCTCGGCGAGCTCGGCGGTGACCTGGGCGTTCAGGGCGTTGACCGGCGGCCGGTCGAGCCGGATCGTGCCGACCCCGTCCTTGACCTCCAGCGATACGAACTCTCCCACGCCCATCCTCCTCGTTGACGAAGTGCCAGCAGGCTACCCGCCGGTAAGCGACAGCTTAGCGACGGCGGGCGAAGAAGCGATCTCCGGAACGCTCCAGCACGAGGTCCTGGTCGAACGTCTTCGACAGGTTTTCGCTGGTGATGACGTCGTCGACCAGCCCGGAGACGACCGCGCCACCGTCACGGAGAAGAAGCGCGTGGGTGAATCCCGGCGGGATCTCCTCGACGTGGTGGGTGACCAGCACGAGCGCCGGCGCGTCCGGGTCGAGGGCCAGCGCCGAGAGCCGCGCGACCAGGTCTTCGCGGCCGCCGAGGTCGAGCCCGGCCGCCGGCTCGTCGAGCAGCAGCATCTCCGGGTCCGTCATCAGCGAGCGCGCGATCAGGGCCCGCTTGCGCTCGCCCTCGGACAGCGTCCCGAAGGTGCGCTCGGCCAGGTGGCCGATGCCCATCGCTTCGAGCAGCTCGGTCGCGCGGGCGGTGTCGAGGGTGTCGTATTCCTCACGCCAGCGGCCGAGCACCGCGTAGCCGGCGCTGACCACGACGTCCTTGACCAGCTCGTCGCCCGGCACGCGCTGGGCGATCGCCGCCGACGTGAAGCCGATGCGCGGGCGCAGGTCGAAGATGTTGACCCGGCCGATGCGCTCGCCGAGCAGGTCGATCTCGCCTGCCGTCGGGTGCAGCTCGGCCGCGGCGAGACGCAGCAGGGTGGTCTTGCCCGCGCCGTTCGGGCCGAGCACCACCCAGCGCTCGTCCAGTTCCACGGACCAGTCGAGGCCCTTGAGGAGGTCGTTGGTCCCCCGGCGGACGCCGACACCGGCCATCCGGACCACGAGGTCGTCAAGTTCGCTGGGCTGGATCGGCTCGCTCACGAGCCCCATTCTGTCTGTCGTCGCGCGCGCGTGCGCACCCGCCCGGGTGAGTGGGCGATCCGGCAGGTCGGGGCGTGTCCACGTCGTGGAACGCCGCACCGCGGGAGAGCAGCTCGGGGCCGGGTTGTGGCACGATCGCAGACATGTCAGCCGACGCGCCCGCCACCCCGGTCACCCGGGGCTCGTTCTGGCGCCGTCGCACGATCGACCTGCTCCTCGTGGCCTCGGCCGGGTGTACGCGGGCGCGGCTTCGCTGATCCCCCGCGTCCTCTGCGTGACGCGTGCGCGTGCCGCGCTGCCCCCGTGTCCCGAATCACTTTCGCGCCCGAGGAGCACTCGCGTTGACCACTTCGATCGTCCGCCCGCCCGTCGAGATCCACCCGCGGCTGACCGACCCGCTGCTGCCCGAGCTGCTGCACCCGTCGCGGCTGCTCTGGACCCCGCGTGAGCTGGCCGAGCTGACCGCCACCGTCACCACCGAGCTGACCGCGAACCTGCGGAGCATCCTGCGCTTCGACGAAGACCGGCGGTGGTGGGCCCGGCTGGCCCTCACCGACGGCGTCGAGCTGTGGCTGCTGTCGTGGCTGCCCGGCCAGCACACGAAGCCGCACGACCACGGCGGCGCGTCCGGCTCGTTCACCGTGCTGCAGGGCGAGATCGGCGAGGAGTACCGCTATCCCGGCGGGCCGATCCGGCGCCGCACGCACGTCGCCGGCCAGGGCCTCGGCTTCGGCGCCGGCCGCGCCCACCAGGTCACCGGCATCGGCGACCGGCCCGCGGCGAGCGTCCACGCGTACTCGCCGCCGCTGGTGGCGACGCGCGAGTACGCCACGCTCGCCGACGTTCCGCCGGAAATCCCGCCGCTGCCCGCTATCGTCCGGCCATGAGCGCTGTCGATACGTTCCTGGCCGCGGCCCGCTCCGGCCTGGACCGGGTTTCTCCCCCGCGCGCCCGCGAGCTGCAGGAGGCCGGCGCGTTGCTGGTCGATATCCGGCCGCATCAGAACCGGCAGACCGAGGGCGAGATCCCGGGCGCGGTGATCGTCGAGCGGATCCACCTGGAGTGGCGGCTAGCGCCGGACAGCGAATGGCGGCTGCCTTCGGTGACGGCGGACTCGACGGTGATCGTGCTGTGCAACGAGGGCTACTCGTCGAGCCTCGCGGCCGCCGACCTGCAGCGGCTGGGGCTGCCGCACGCGACCGACCTCGAAGGCGGCTTCCGCGCCTGGGCTGCCGCCGGCCTGCCCGTGCAGACCGGCGGCAGCCCCGCGGTGCCCTAGGCGAGCGCGGGCGCGACCTTCTCGGCGAACAGGTCGATGCCGGAGCGGTCGTACGCGGCTTCGGGGAAGTTGAAGATCGCGTACGACATGCCCAGCTCGCCCATCGCGGCGAGCTTCTCGGTGACCTGCTCGGGCGTGCCGGTCGTCGGGCTGTTCACGAAGACGCCGTGCCACCGCTCCGCCGCGTCGGCCGGCGCGTACTTCTCGAGGTGCGACTTCAGCCAGGCCAGCTTGTCCTGGACGTCCTTTTCGGTCTCCCCGAGCACGACGTTGTGGTTGGCCGAGCGCACGATGGCGTCGTAGTCGGTGCCGACGTCCTTGCAGTGCTGCGCGAGGATTTCCGACTTGCGGGTGAACGTCTCCGGGTCGGCGGCGAAGTTCGTGTACTTCGCGTACTTCGCGGCGATCTTGAGCGTCTTCTTCTCGCCACCACCGGCGATCCAGAGCGGGAGCCCGCCCTCCTGCGGCGGCAGCGGGCGCAGGATCGCGCCGTCCGTCTTGTAGTGCTTTCCGTCCAGTGTGGACGTTCCGGTGGTCCAGAGGTCGCGCATGATCTGCACGCCTTCGTCGAGCTGCCCGAGCCGGTCACCGGCGCCCGGGAAACCGTAGCCGTAGGCCCGCCACTCGTGCTCGTACCAGCCGGCCCCGATCCCCATTTCGACGCGCCCGCCGGCGATGGTGTCGGCGGTGGCGGCGACCTTCGCCAGGTAGGCGGGGTTGCGGTAGCCCATGCAGGTGCACATCTGCCCGAGCCGCACGGTCTCCGTCGCGGCGGCGAAGGCCGAGATCAGCGACCAGGCCTCGTGCGTGGCCTCCTCGGTCGGGACGGGCACGGTGTGGAAGTGGTCGTAGACCCAGATCGATTCGAAGGGCCCGGCTTCCGCGTGCTTCGCGAGGCCGAGCATGGTCTTCCAGTGGTCCGCGGGGTCGATGCCGGCGAGGTCGAGCCGCCACCCCTGCGGGACGAAGATTCCGAAGCGCATGCAGCCAACCTAACGCCGCGCGGGGCGGTGTGCGCAGCGATTTCCCGGCTGGAGCAACTCCAGGTCAGGGGCCCTTCGAAACGTTCTGGGGTGCCTTCCGGCCCTCGTGGTCACGACGTTGGGCCATAGCGGGCCGGCCCGGCGGGCGCGATCGTCGGGCCCACGAGGAATCGAGGTGGACCCCATGACCGAGCCACACGGAGTTCCGAAGCAGTACCGGCCGCACGACCACAGCTGGATGGTGGGAGCTTGGGTGTTGCCGCTGGCCGTCGCCGCCGCGCTGACCGCGGTGAGCGGCGGTCTGCTGGCGATCACCCTGCCGGTGGCGCTGGTCGTCGGCATCGCGGCGACCGTGCTGCACCAGCGCGACCGGACCTGACCCGCGCGGGTCAGGCCAGGACGACTCGGGCCAGCTCCGCCGGCGTCGCCAGCAGCCCGTGCTTCGGCAGCACCCGCACGGTGTACCCGATCGACCCCGGCCGTGGCAGCTTCAGCCTCGCCGCGAAGGCGCCGATGCCGTCGGCCGTCATCGGGACCGTGACCGCGTCGCGGAGCTCGTCGTCGTCGGCGACCTGGCCGACCACCGCCTGGATGTCCACTTCGGACGGATCGAGGCCGGCCAGGTCGATGCGGGCGCGGATGGTCACCTCGGTGCCGACCACCAGTGGCTCGGTCTGCTCCACCAGCAGCTCCGAGTCGAAGATGCGCAGCCGGGGCCAGGAGACCTCGAGCTTCGTGCGGTAGTCCGCCAGGGACAGCGCGCCGCGGTAGCCGTCGCCGGTGGCCGCCGCGACCATGCGGGATGCCGGGAGGTAGCCGTTGTCGACGTACTCGCGGACCATGCGGGACGCCTGGACGCGCGGGCCGAGCGTCTCCAGCGTGTGCCACACCATCGACAGCCAGCCGGTCGGCACGCCCCCTTCGCCGGAGCGGTCGTAGAACAGCGGGGCGATCTGCTGGCCGAGCAGCTCGTACAGCGCCGCCGCCTCGAGGTCGTCGCGGCGCAGCGGGTCGGTGACGCCGTCCGCGGTCGGGATCGCCCAGCCGTTGCTGCCGTCGTAGCACTCGTCCCACCAGCCGTCGCGGATGGAGAGGTTCAGGCCGCCGTTGAGCGCCGACTTCATGCCCGACGTCCCGCACGCCTCCAGCGGGCGCACCGGGTTGTTCAGCCAGACGTCGCAGCCGCGATAGAGGTACCGCGCCATCGACATGTCGTAGTCCGGGAGGAAGACGATCCGGTGCCGCACGTCCGCGCCGTCGACGAAGCGGACGATCTGCTGGATCAGCTGCTTGCCGTTCTCGTCGGCCGGGTGCGACTTGCCGGCCACGACGACCTGGAGCGGGCGGTCCTCGTTGAGCAGCAGGGTGCGCAGGCGGTCGGGGTCGCGCAGCATCAGCGTCAGGCGCTTGTACGTCGGGACGCGGCGGGCGAACCCGACCGTGAGCACGTCCGGGTCGAAGACCGAGTCCACCCAGCCCAGCTCCAGCGGGGACGCGCCGCGCTGCAGCCACGCCGCGCGCACCCGGCGGCGCACCTCGTGCACCAGCTTCTCGCGCAGCTCCCGCCGCAGCGCCCACAGCTGGGCGTCCGAGACGCCGTCGCGCAGCGGCCCCTCGCCGACGTCGAGGCCCCATTCGCGGCCGAGCAGCGTGCTCAGCTCGCGCGCCACCCACGTCGGGCCGTGGACGCCGTTGGTCACCGACGAGATCGGCACCTCGTCGTGGTCGAACCCGGGCCACAGCCGCGAGAACATCCGGCGCGTGACGCGCCCGTGCAGCTGCGAGACGCCGTTCGCGCGCTGCGCCAGCCGCAGGCCCATGTGCGCCATGTTGAACAGGCCGGGGTTGTCCTCGGCGCCGAGCGCGAGCACGCGGCGCGGGTCGATGTCCGGAACGAGCCTCCCGTCGGCGAAGTAGCGCTGGACCAGGTCCACCGGGAACCGGTCGATGCCCGCGCTGACCGGCGTGTGCGTGGTGAACAGCGTCCCGGCGCGGACCGCGGGCATGGCCTCGTCGAACGCGAGGCCGTCGGCCTGGACGATCTCGCGGGCCCGCTCCAGCCCGAGGAAACCCGCGTGGCCTTCGTTCGTGTGGAACACCATCGGCTGCGGGTGGCCGGTCAGCTCGCAGTACTTCCGGACCGCGCGGAACCCGCCGATGCCCGCCAGGATCTCCTGCCGCAGCCGGTGGTCGGCGTCGCCGCCGTAGAGGCGGTCTGTGACACCGCGCAGGTCTTCGTCGTTGGCCTCGACGTCGGTGTCGAGCAGCAGCAGCGGCACGCGCCCGACGCGGGCCTGCCAGATCTGCGCGCACAGCTCGCGCCCGCCCGGCATCGCGACGCCGATCAACACCGGCCGCCCGCCCGCGGTCAGCAGCTCGAGGGGGAACGCGTTCGGGTCGATCACCGGGTAGTGCTCGACCTGCCAGCCGTCCAGCGACAGCGACTGCCGGAAGTAGCCGTTGCGGTAGAGCAGCCCGACGCCGACCATCGGCACGCCCAGGTCGGACGCGGCCTTGAGGTGGTCGCCGGCCAGCACCCCGAGGCCGCCGGAGTAGTTCGGGAGGGCCTCGGTGACGCCGAACTCCATCGAGAAGTAGGCGACCGCGGGCGGCAGCTCGGCGTCGTCACGCTGCTGGTACCAGCGCGGTTCCGAGAGGTACTTGTCGAGGTCCTCGGCCGCGGCTCTCGCGCGTTCGAGGAAGTCGTCGTCGACGGCGAGCTCGTCGAGGCGGGCGGGCGGGAGCGCGGTGAGCATCCGCAGCGGGTCGCGCACGGCGTTGAACAGCTCGGCGTCCATCGACGCGAACAGGTCGCGCGTCGGCGGGTGCCACGTCCAGCGCAGGTTGGTGGCCAGCGCGCCCAGGCCGGACAGGGACTCCGGGAGGCTGGCGCGGACGGTGAACCGGCGGACTGCACGCATGGGAAGCGACGATATCGGGCCGCGGCCCGTCGTGCGCAGGGAGTAGTTCGGGGATAACGTGCACGCTCCGCGTAAGCCCTGGGTATGGTCCTGCCCGTCGGGTACGGGTGGGCACGAGAGCGAGTGAAGAAGATGATCCCAGGGGGAGGACGGCGCGCGCTGGTCGCGTTGCTCGCCGTCGCGGCCGTGGCCGTGAGCGGGTGCAACGACAAGGGCGGTGCGAGCGGGGACCCGGCCAAGGACAACGGCGCCGGGTCGGTGTCGGGCCT is a genomic window of Amycolatopsis lexingtonensis containing:
- a CDS encoding ABC transporter ATP-binding protein, with the translated sequence MGLVSEPIQPSELDDLVVRMAGVGVRRGTNDLLKGLDWSVELDERWVVLGPNGAGKTTLLRLAAAELHPTAGEIDLLGERIGRVNIFDLRPRIGFTSAAIAQRVPGDELVKDVVVSAGYAVLGRWREEYDTLDTARATELLEAMGIGHLAERTFGTLSEGERKRALIARSLMTDPEMLLLDEPAAGLDLGGREDLVARLSALALDPDAPALVLVTHHVEEIPPGFTHALLLRDGGAVVSGLVDDVITSENLSKTFDQDLVLERSGDRFFARRR
- a CDS encoding enoyl-CoA hydratase/isomerase family protein, producing MGEFVSLEVKDGVGTIRLDRPPVNALNAQVTAELAELAKEATERDDVRAVILYGGEKTFAGGADIKEMATRTYPEIAKFGANLTGTLAAIANIPKPVVAAITGYALGGGLELALTADWRVAGDNVKVGQPEIQLGVIPGAGGTQRLARLIGPSKTKDIVYTGRFVKAEEALQLGIVDQVVAPDDVYAAAHKWAAQFANGPAVALRAAKAAIDGGLDMDLPNALKLESHLFAALWATEDQRNGMKSFIENGPGKATFEGK
- a CDS encoding THUMP-like domain-containing protein translates to MGYSFSLGDVAYLRSGAGIAALAEVASLPLTDRIASVAQVRRLVGEEHAAAVLETVLLRRKAVGKLSGVDWLFTSDALQQASATPVARHRAARLAGLDVHDVTCSVGADLVEIARVARRALGSDLDPVRLEMARHNGSAAGVAFGLSRADALRPVSRTGVVVADPARRDSAGRRAWKPADFAPPLGGLVEAYPGRALSVKCAPGLDFALTPWADEVELVSLDGQVRESCLWRGLGEGVTRRATVLRSDGTQWTVTDAEPDELPTRAPGEWIVDPDGAVVRAGLVRHYAARHGLWQLDERIAYLTGDTPPPGVRAFRVLEQGPYSEKALKAVLKRHDVGRLEILVRGLDVDPDALRRRLKPRGGAEASVVLTRIGRSPVAFLCRAER
- the glgP gene encoding alpha-glucan family phosphorylase, producing the protein MRAVRRFTVRASLPESLSGLGALATNLRWTWHPPTRDLFASMDAELFNAVRDPLRMLTALPPARLDELAVDDDFLERARAAAEDLDKYLSEPRWYQQRDDAELPPAVAYFSMEFGVTEALPNYSGGLGVLAGDHLKAASDLGVPMVGVGLLYRNGYFRQSLSLDGWQVEHYPVIDPNAFPLELLTAGGRPVLIGVAMPGGRELCAQIWQARVGRVPLLLLDTDVEANDEDLRGVTDRLYGGDADHRLRQEILAGIGGFRAVRKYCELTGHPQPMVFHTNEGHAGFLGLERAREIVQADGLAFDEAMPAVRAGTLFTTHTPVSAGIDRFPVDLVQRYFADGRLVPDIDPRRVLALGAEDNPGLFNMAHMGLRLAQRANGVSQLHGRVTRRMFSRLWPGFDHDEVPISSVTNGVHGPTWVARELSTLLGREWGLDVGEGPLRDGVSDAQLWALRRELREKLVHEVRRRVRAAWLQRGASPLELGWVDSVFDPDVLTVGFARRVPTYKRLTLMLRDPDRLRTLLLNEDRPLQVVVAGKSHPADENGKQLIQQIVRFVDGADVRHRIVFLPDYDMSMARYLYRGCDVWLNNPVRPLEACGTSGMKSALNGGLNLSIRDGWWDECYDGSNGWAIPTADGVTDPLRRDDLEAAALYELLGQQIAPLFYDRSGEGGVPTGWLSMVWHTLETLGPRVQASRMVREYVDNGYLPASRMVAAATGDGYRGALSLADYRTKLEVSWPRLRIFDSELLVEQTEPLVVGTEVTIRARIDLAGLDPSEVDIQAVVGQVADDDELRDAVTVPMTADGIGAFAARLKLPRPGSIGYTVRVLPKHGLLATPAELARVVLA
- a CDS encoding cysteine dioxygenase, whose translation is MTTSIVRPPVEIHPRLTDPLLPELLHPSRLLWTPRELAELTATVTTELTANLRSILRFDEDRRWWARLALTDGVELWLLSWLPGQHTKPHDHGGASGSFTVLQGEIGEEYRYPGGPIRRRTHVAGQGLGFGAGRAHQVTGIGDRPAASVHAYSPPLVATREYATLADVPPEIPPLPAIVRP
- a CDS encoding class I SAM-dependent methyltransferase, coding for MTDVNDPAPNPHATAEEVQAAYADPKLANVLYHDWEAGTYDEKWSISYDERCISYATDVFNAVAGDDGQPYQHAMELGSGTGFFLLNLMQGGVAKKGSVTDLSPGMVQVALRNAEKLGLDVDGRVADAERIPYEDNTFDLVVGHAVLHHIPDVQAAFREVLRVLKPGGRFVFAGEPTKIGDFYARKLGQFTWFLTTRVTKLPVLSGWRRPQEELDESSRAAALEAVVDIHTFDPSELESWARGAGAQDVHAVTEEFAAALAGWPIRTFEAAVPQEKLTVRWRLFAYRLWLRLSAVDKKVLAKILPRELFYNVMITGTKRPS
- a CDS encoding LLM class F420-dependent oxidoreductase; the encoded protein is MRFGIFVPQGWRLDLAGIDPADHWKTMLGLAKHAEAGPFESIWVYDHFHTVPVPTEEATHEAWSLISAFAAATETVRLGQMCTCMGYRNPAYLAKVAATADTIAGGRVEMGIGAGWYEHEWRAYGYGFPGAGDRLGQLDEGVQIMRDLWTTGTSTLDGKHYKTDGAILRPLPPQEGGLPLWIAGGGEKKTLKIAAKYAKYTNFAADPETFTRKSEILAQHCKDVGTDYDAIVRSANHNVVLGETEKDVQDKLAWLKSHLEKYAPADAAERWHGVFVNSPTTGTPEQVTEKLAAMGELGMSYAIFNFPEAAYDRSGIDLFAEKVAPALA
- a CDS encoding rhodanese-like domain-containing protein, which encodes MSAVDTFLAAARSGLDRVSPPRARELQEAGALLVDIRPHQNRQTEGEIPGAVIVERIHLEWRLAPDSEWRLPSVTADSTVIVLCNEGYSSSLAAADLQRLGLPHATDLEGGFRAWAAAGLPVQTGGSPAVP